The following are encoded in a window of Peromyscus eremicus chromosome 12, PerEre_H2_v1, whole genome shotgun sequence genomic DNA:
- the LOC131922517 gene encoding olfactory receptor 183-like yields MEKENETVWTEFVLTGLRCQPQWKILLFLVFLVIYLMTIMGNLGLITLIWNDPRLHIPMYFFLSNLALVDTWLSSTVTPKMLFNLLDKGKVISVSECMVQFFSFAISVTTECFLLAAMAYDRYAAICNPLLYPVIMTNRLCIRLLALSFVGGFLHAVIHESFLFRLTFCNSNILYHFFCDAIPLLKISCTDPSLNYLMIFIFSGSIQVFTIMTVFISYTFVLFTILKKKSDKGIRKAFSTCGAHLLSVCLYYGPLLFMYVHPASSELDDQDMFPSLFYTVIIPVLNPIIYSLRNKQVIDSLKKMLKITV; encoded by the coding sequence ATGGAAAAGGAGAATGAAACAGTATGGACAGAATTTGTTCTCACAGGTCTCAGATGCCAACCACAGTGGAAAATCCTTCTGTTTCTAGTGTTCTTGGTAATATACCTCATGACCATTATGGGGAACCTTGGTCTTATCACTCTTATCTGGAATGACCCTCGACTTCACatccccatgtacttcttccttagTAATTTGGCTTTAGTGGATACTTGGTTATCATCCACAGTGACACCAAAGATGCTATTCAATCTTTTGGACAAGGGCAAGGTGATTTCTGTCTCTGAATGCATGGTGCAGTTCTTTTCCTTTGCAATAAGTGTGACCACAGAATGTTTTCTCTTGGCAGCAATGGCTTATGATCGCTATGCAGCTATATGCAATCCTTTGCTTTATCCAGTAATTATGACCAATAGACTCTGCATTCGTCTATTAGCTTTATCATTTGTAGGTGGCTTTCTTCATGCTGTAATCCATGAAAGCTTTCTATTCAGACTAACCTTCTGTAATTCCAACATactatatcactttttttgtgaTGCTATACCACTGTTGAAAATTTCCTGTACTGACCCTTCTTTGAATTATCTgatgattttcattttctctggttCAATACAAGTGTTTACCATTATGACAGTTTTTATCTCTTACACATTTGTTctctttactattttaaaaaagaagtctgaCAAGGGTATAAGGAAAGCCTTCTCCACCTGTGGAGCCCACCTCCTATCTGTGTGCTTGTACTATGGACCTCTTCTCTTCATGTATGTGCACCCGGCATCTTCAGAACTAGATGATCAAGACATGTTCCCTTCTCTGTTTTACACAGTTATAATCCCTGTATTAAATCCAATTATCTACAGCCTCAGAAATAAGCAAGTCATAGATtctctgaaaaaaatgttaaaaataacagTTTAG